In the Euphorbia lathyris chromosome 5, ddEupLath1.1, whole genome shotgun sequence genome, one interval contains:
- the LOC136230852 gene encoding triacylglycerol lipase OBL1-like, translating into MDCNKAFSSNYLILKKEEVKFFDLISILFSSDLGKRKFIESAEAIEESFERRLLIFISIVTQKMLQFFSTPLLLIGSLIQIVLNLLNLNGNSILRLFLNLLTGKLKIPNKTSEEFISFIGNLDMRKDLDKNINRGDARYEAALCMMASKAAYENQAYVKNIVNDYWKMEFLGFYDFWNDYEDKMTTQAFIFRDKTEENETIIVAFKGTETFNADSWCSDFDVTWYELQNIGRIHGGFMKALGLQKSIGWPKEEPEQVNQKAPLAYYRIREILRELLSKNEKAKFVVTGHSLGGALAILFPAVLAIHDEKILLEKLSGVYTFGQPRVGDGDFAKYMENKLRENEILYYRFVYCNDMIARVPFDDSALMFKHFGTCVYFDRHYQSKVVEEEPNKNYFSPVGGMGMMINALMELMRSLTINYSKGEEYKEGMLMKIFRLIGIVIPGLPSHCPQDYVNATRLGSPNAFLPISTLPPHDLQDYVNQTQLESPKAFFPISTADSQNTYRLCFRVNHYSI; encoded by the exons ATGGATTGCAACAAAGCTTTTTCAAGCAATTATCTGATACTCAAGAAAGAAGAAGTGAAATTCTTTGATCTAATTTCAATCTTGTTTTCAAGTGATCTTGGTAAAAGGAAGTTCATCGAAAGTGCTGAAGCCATAGAGGAGAGCTTTGAACGTAGATTGCTCATATTTATCTCCATTGTAACTCAAAAGATGCTGCAATTCTTTTCTACTCCATTATTGCTTATTGGATCATTGATCCAGATAGTGCTTAACCTTTTGAATCTTAATGGAAACAGTATCTTGAGGCTCTTTCTCAATCTTCTCACAG GGAAGCTGAAAATTCCTAACAAGACATCAGAAGAATTCATATCTTTTATCGGAAATTTGGATATGAGAAAAGACTTAGATAAAAACATTAATCGTGGAGATGCCAGATATGAAGCTGCTCTTTGTATGATGGCTTCTAAAGCAGCATATGAAAACCAGGCATACGTCAAAAACATAGTCAATGATTACTGGAAG ATGGAGTTCTTGGGATTTTATGACTTCTGGAACG ATTATGAAGATAAAATGACAACCCAAGCCTTCATATTCCGAGacaaaacagaagaaaatgagACAATAATCGTGGCTTTCAAAGGAACTGAAACATTCAATGCAGATTCATGGTGTTCAGATTTTGATGTAACTTGGTATGAGCTCCAAAACATAGGAAGAATCCATGGAGGTTTTATGAAAGCTTTAGGGTTACAAAAAAGCATAGGTTGGCCTAAGGAAGAACCTGAACAGGTGAATCAAAAGGCACCCTTAGCCTACTACAGGATTAGGGAAATTTTAAGAGAATTGTTATCCAAAAATGAGAAAGCAAAATTCGTAGTGACTGGTCATAGTTTGGGTGGGGCATTAGCAATTTTGTTTCCAGCAGTTTTGGCAATTCATGATGAGAAGATTTTGTTGGAGAAGTTAAGTGGGGTTTATACATTTGGGCAGCCTAGGGTTGGAGATGGAGATTTTGCAAAATATATGGAAAATAAGTTGAGAGAAAATGAGATTTTGTATTATAGATTTGTGTACTGTAATGATATGATTGCTAGGGTTCCTTTTGATGATTCTGCACTTATGTTCAAGCATTTTGGGACCTGTGTTTACTTTGATAGACACTATCAATCAAAG GTAGTTGAAGAAGAACCAAACAAGAATTACTTCAGTCCAGTTGGAGGAATGGGGATGATGATAAATGCATTAATGGAGCTAATGAGAAGCTTGACAATTAATTACAGCAAAGGAGAAGAGTATAAAGAAGGGATGTTAATGAAAATATTTAGATTAATTGGAATAGTAATTCCTGGTCTTCCATCTCATTGTCCTCAAGATTATGTTAATGCAACTCGTTTAGGATCTCCAAATGCTTTCCTTCCAATTAGTACTCTTCCACCTCATGATCTTCAAGATTATGTTAATCAAACTCAGCTGGAATCTCCAAAAGCTTTCTTTCCAATTAGTACTGCTGATTCCCAGAATACTTATAGACTATGCTTCAGGGTGAACCATTACTCTATATGA
- the LOC136230765 gene encoding UDP-glycosyltransferase 71K2-like: MDKAELIFISNPSAGHLTSIMEFAKALIQHDHQLFITVLVIKLPFSRYVDIYLKFLTDSQPNIQLIHIPEPDTNIPSSQLLKKSIESYMHAFFHAHKPLVHKAVRDIISSGARAPVVGLVVDLFCPSMLDIGDDFGIPSFIYSISCTAFLNLMLYLSTRNHQLSLTLTDPEISIPGFLNPVPPRVFPQGMFKDGGYEAFRQIAKGFKNCKGVVYNSFYELESYGIESCKKGNIKVYPVGPLLNRKAHPNPELDRKEWDMIIKWLDDQAESSVVYLCFGSAGSFGVEQVKEIAQALENSGHKFLWSMRDINLKEMVPEGFMERVEGRGMVSRGWAPQAEVLSHKAIGGFVSHCGWNSVLESIWFGIPIATLPVYAEQQLIAFTLVKELGLAVDLKLDYSGHGQIGMEEIEKSVRSVMDSENEVRKKVKDMSRIAMSAGMEGGSSFNSLSEFIRDVRK; encoded by the coding sequence ATGGATAAGGCCgagctcatattcatttctaATCCTTCAGCTGGTCACTTAACTTCCATCATGGAATTCGCAAAAGCCCTAATTCAACATGATCATCAACTCTTCATCACTGTTCTTGTCATCAAGCTCCCTTTTAGCCGTTATGTTGATATATACTTGAAATTCCTTACTGATTCCCAACCCAATATCCAACTCATTCATATCCCTGAACCTGATACCAACATTCCTTCTTCTCAACTTCTCAAGAAGTCTATTGAAAGCTACATGCATGCCTTCTTTCACGCTCATAAACCACTCGTCCACAAAGCCGTTCGAGATATCATCTCGTCCGGTGCTCGTGCTCCGGTTGTTGGGTTAGTTGTTGATTTATTTTGTCCATCCATGCTTGACATCGGTGATGACTTTGGTATACCTTCTTTCATTTACTCAATTTCCTGCACAGCATTCTTGAATCTAATGCTTTATCTATCTACTCGGAACCATCAGTTGAGCTTGACCTTAACCGACCCTGAAATCTCAATTCCAGGGTTTCTGAATCCTGTTCCACCTAGGGTTTTTCCTCAAGGAATGTTTAAGGATGGTGGTTATGAAGCTTTTAGGCAGATTGCTAAAGGATTCAAGAATTGCAAAGGTGTGGTATACAATTCATTTTATGAACTCGAATCTTATGGAATTGAGTCTTGTAAGAAGGGAAACATTAAGGTTTACCCTGTGGGACCTTTGCTTAACAGGAAAGCTCATCCTAACCCGGAGTTAGACAGGAAGGAATGGGATATGATAATAAAATGGCTTGATGATCAGGCAGAATCATCTGTTGTATATTTGTGCTTCGGAAGTGCTGGTTCATTTGGGGTAGAGCAAGTGAAAGAAATAGCTCAAGCACTGGAAAACAGCGGGCATAAATTCTTGTGGTCAATGAGAGATATAAATCTGAAGGAAATGGTGCCAGAAGGGTTCATGGAAAGAGTAGAAGGAAGAGGAATGGTAAGTAGAGGATGGGCACCACAGGCGGAGGTTCTGAGTCACAAGGCAATAGGTGGATTTGTGTCTCATTGTGGATGGAATTCTGTGTTGGAGAGCATATGGTTTGGGATACCAATTGCAACATTGCCTGTATATGCTGAGCAACAACTTATTGCTTTCACTTTGGTGAAGGAATTGGGGTTAGCAGTGGACCTCAAATTGGATTACAGCGGACATGGTCAGATTGGAATGGAAGAGATTGAGAAGAGTGTAAGAAGTGTGATGGATAGTGAAAATGAGGTCAGAAAGAAGGTAAAAGATATGTCAAGAATTGCTATGAGTGCTGGGATGGAAGGTGGATCTTCATTCAACTCATTATCTGAATTCATAAGAGATGTAAGGAAGTGA
- the LOC136229885 gene encoding triacylglycerol lipase OBL1-like, whose translation MASESDHHHRFSENYMVLRPKDVSLYELICVLWNNEIEKKAFVDYPQGKEENLQQRRRIFFSLLSQKIFQSVAKPLSCFGSAFEMWLNLISSNPNIFNLFFNALRGKVVMPVKESERFMSTLGHIDKRVHLDKNIRPGDYRYYASLSAMASKLAFENRAFVQNVLQKYWKMELIEHNHFWNDFQRKHTTEAIMFHDKNAETDIVVVAFRGTEPFDADAWCTDFDISWYELNGIGKVHGGFMKALGLLMYKGWPKNVEQEDGSRPIAYYTIREKLKEIMLKNDRTEFILSGHSMGGALAILFVGVLAMHEESDLLKRLEGVYTFGQPRVGDYEFKTFMKTQLVTYGFKYLRFVYCNDVVPRCPTDGSNFLFKHFGTCIYYDSCYNGKMVREEPYKNYLSAFAPISRFVNAVWELLRSFLIPYMKGPEYVEGVFLKLIRLYGLIFPGMAAHNPQDYVNITRLGSESLYLQLQHQHFRSTSDFESIKKDEYPYF comes from the exons ATGGCTTCTGAATCTGATCATCATCACAGATTTTCAGAAAATTATATGGTTTTAAGACCAAAGGATGTTAGTCTTTACGAACTAATTTGTGTCCTGTGGAACAATGAAATTGAGAAGaaagcattcgtggattatccACAAGGGAAGGAAGAAAATCTTCAACAAAGACGACGAATTTTTTTCTCACTTTTGTCACAAAAGATTTTCCAATCTGTCGCCAAACCACTCTCATGCTTCGGTTCAGCTTTTGAGATGTGGCTTAACCTTATATCATCTAATCCTAACATTTTCAACCTCTTCTTCAATGCTTTAAGAG GAAAGGTGGTGATGCCTGTGAAAGAATCAGAAAGGTTCATGTCAACATTGGGACATATAGACAAGAGAGTGCATTTGGACAAAAATATCAGACCTGGTGACTACAGATATTATGCTTCACTCTCTGCAATGGCTTCTAAATTAGCATTTGAGAATCGAgcttttgtccaaaatgtcctCCAAAAGTACTGGAAG ATGGAATTAATTGAGCACAATCACTTTTGGAATG ATTTCCAAAGAAAACACACAACAGAAGCCATAATGtttcatgataaaaatgccgaGACAGACATAGTAGTGGTGGCATTTAGAGGCACCGAACCATTTGATGCAGATGCATGGTGTACTGATTTTGACATCTCCTGGTACGAGCTCAACGGAATCGGAAAAGTTCACGGTGGATTCAtgaaagcattaggtttattaaTGTACAAAGGGTGGCCGAAGAACGTTGAACAAGAGGACGGCAGCCGTCCAATTGCTTATTACACGATAAGGGAGAAACTGAAAGAAATTATGCTGAAAAATGATAGAACAGAGTTCATATTGAGTGGACATAGTATGGGAGGTGCACTTGCAATTTTATTTGTAGGGGTTTTAGCAATGCATGAAGAATCTGATTTATTAAAGAGATTAGAAGGTGTTTATACATTTGGACAGCCTAGAGTTGGAGATTATGAGTTCAAAACATTTATGAAAACACAGTTGGTTACTTATGGTTTCAAGTATTTGAGGTTTGTTTATTGCAATGATGTTGTTCCTAGATGTCCAACTGATGGTTCCAATTTCTTGTTCAAGCATTTTGGGACTTGCATCTATTATGACAGCTGCTACAATGGCAAG ATGGTAAGAGAAGAACCATACAAGAATTATTTATCAGCATTTGCACCAATTAGTAGGTTTGTAAATGCAGTGTGGGAGCTGTTAAGGAGCTTTTTGATTCCATACATGAAAGGACCTGAGTATGTTGAAGGTGTGTTTCTTAAACTCATAAGATTGTATGGGCTCATATTCCCCGGTATGGCAGCTCATAATCCTCAAGATTATGTTAACATTACTCGTTTAGGATCTGAATCTTTGTATCTCCAACTGCAACACCAACACTTTAGAAGTACCTCTGATTTTGAGTCAATTAAAAAGGATGAATATCCCTACTTTTAA